In a single window of the Serratia quinivorans genome:
- the hemG gene encoding Protoporphyrinogen IX dehydrogenase [menaquinone], with product MKALILYSSRDGQTRSIASYIANKLQDTLRCDVIDLLQADNVDLSQYQQVLIGASIRYGHFHPTLEKFVKRHAEQLNQMPSAFFSVNLTARKADKRSPQTNAYTRKFLLSSPWQPKQCAVFAGALRYPRYRWFDRVMIQLIMRMTGGETDTSKEVEYTDWQQVDRFAQEFGHIQYEK from the coding sequence GTGAAGGCACTGATTCTTTATTCTAGCCGTGATGGGCAAACACGTTCTATTGCTTCCTATATAGCAAACAAATTGCAGGATACGCTGCGCTGTGACGTGATCGATTTACTACAGGCGGATAATGTCGACCTCAGCCAGTATCAGCAGGTGCTGATTGGTGCCTCAATACGCTATGGCCATTTCCATCCGACGCTGGAAAAGTTTGTTAAGCGCCATGCTGAGCAGTTGAACCAGATGCCGAGCGCGTTTTTTAGCGTTAACCTGACCGCGCGTAAGGCAGACAAGCGTTCGCCACAGACCAACGCCTATACCCGCAAGTTCCTGTTGTCTTCTCCCTGGCAGCCAAAACAGTGTGCCGTGTTTGCCGGCGCGCTTCGCTATCCACGTTATCGCTGGTTCGATCGAGTCATGATTCAACTTATTATGCGTATGACGGGGGGCGAAACAGATACCAGTAAAGAAGTGGAGTACACAGACTGGCAACAGGTGGACCGTTTTGCCCAGGAGTTTGGTCATATTCAGTATGAAAAGTGA